A genomic stretch from Telmatocola sphagniphila includes:
- a CDS encoding ABC transporter ATP-binding protein produces the protein MNELANNPKPPILHFEQVSKWYGGVIGVNHVSLELNKGITGLVGANGAGKSTLLRLATGQLRPNLGKVQIQGIDAWNWQAKQKVGYCPDNDNFYEEMSGREFVLTMARLCGFSAPLAKSRTEEVLAQVGMAERADRKLRGYSKGMRQRVKLAQALLNDPQLLVLDEPLSGIDPIGRKEMLDVFRSLAEEGKCLLISSHELEELEKLTDHVAIMARGRIAAVGTLTQIRELIDDQPLSVRIDAPNIRQLAAALLQLPEVVGLDLEPKILKSAQSQSLIVFVRHPKRFFEEFGNRVLENNWQVSRLEALDDSAHAVLGYLLGGSGKT, from the coding sequence ATGAATGAACTCGCAAACAATCCGAAGCCGCCGATCCTGCACTTTGAACAGGTTTCCAAGTGGTATGGGGGAGTCATAGGCGTCAATCACGTCTCGCTTGAACTCAATAAGGGAATTACCGGGTTAGTCGGTGCCAATGGGGCCGGTAAGAGTACACTGCTTCGACTGGCCACTGGCCAATTGCGGCCCAATCTCGGAAAAGTCCAGATTCAGGGCATCGATGCTTGGAACTGGCAAGCCAAGCAGAAAGTTGGCTACTGTCCCGATAACGACAATTTCTACGAAGAGATGTCGGGCCGGGAATTCGTGCTAACGATGGCCCGTTTGTGCGGTTTTTCGGCTCCGCTGGCCAAATCCCGCACGGAGGAAGTTCTCGCTCAGGTCGGGATGGCGGAGCGAGCGGACCGCAAACTGCGCGGCTATTCCAAAGGTATGCGGCAGCGGGTAAAACTGGCCCAAGCTTTACTCAATGATCCGCAATTGCTGGTTCTTGATGAACCACTTTCCGGCATCGATCCGATTGGTCGTAAAGAAATGCTGGACGTTTTCCGGAGTCTTGCGGAAGAAGGAAAGTGCCTACTGATTTCCAGCCACGAACTGGAAGAACTGGAAAAGCTCACCGATCATGTGGCCATCATGGCCCGGGGTCGGATTGCCGCCGTGGGCACGCTGACCCAAATTCGAGAATTGATCGACGATCAGCCTCTTTCGGTACGAATCGACGCACCGAATATCCGACAACTGGCCGCGGCCTTGTTGCAACTCCCCGAGGTGGTGGGGCTCGATCTGGAACCGAAAATCTTGAAATCCGCGCAATCCCAAAGCCTGATCGTCTTCGTACGCCATCCGAAACGATTCTTTGAAGAATTTGGCAATCGCGTGCTGGAGAACAACTGGCAGGTCTCGCGGTTGGAGGCCCTCGACGATTCCGCGCACGCCGTGCTCGGTTATCTGCTGGGGGGCAGTGGCAAAACTTAG
- a CDS encoding aldose 1-epimerase, with the protein MLYQVQSEIRKAGDRTGPVVTLQSPSGARAEIWSACGFNCLKWAVAPGREALFVMPDWESNPVPTRSGTPILAPFPNRIRNGHFRWENQDYQLPLNDSVKQNAIHGEAPRHPWRILESKADGHSAWVTGAFRPSIDAPAVAKNWTGDYELQATWRLIDCDLHFSYSFQNHSSKSMPFGLGLHPYFRFPLAAAAELIDESVLEIPAKQLWELNESLPTTKKLDIQGETDFLRARKIEKTNIDLLYTDMTGPLEPDGLRIHGRLTHPKAPGALEVYADASFRESVIFTSVHRQAVCIEPYTCASDAVNLAAQGFNCGLITVETGKSISGKVEFRWKSGQ; encoded by the coding sequence ATGTTGTATCAGGTTCAATCGGAAATTCGGAAGGCCGGAGATCGTACCGGCCCCGTGGTCACTTTGCAAAGCCCGTCGGGCGCCCGAGCCGAAATCTGGTCGGCCTGCGGTTTCAACTGCCTCAAGTGGGCCGTTGCTCCGGGGCGCGAAGCCCTGTTCGTCATGCCCGATTGGGAGTCTAATCCGGTGCCGACCCGGTCCGGCACGCCAATTTTGGCTCCGTTTCCGAATCGGATTCGCAACGGCCACTTTCGCTGGGAGAATCAGGATTATCAACTGCCACTGAACGATTCGGTGAAGCAGAACGCCATTCATGGCGAAGCTCCACGGCATCCCTGGCGGATTCTCGAAAGCAAGGCCGATGGCCATTCGGCCTGGGTGACGGGGGCTTTCCGACCTTCGATTGATGCCCCGGCGGTTGCCAAGAATTGGACGGGAGATTACGAATTGCAGGCCACCTGGCGCTTGATCGATTGCGATCTGCATTTCAGTTACAGCTTCCAGAATCACAGTTCGAAATCGATGCCGTTCGGATTAGGCTTGCATCCCTACTTTCGTTTTCCGTTGGCTGCTGCTGCGGAACTCATCGATGAATCGGTACTAGAAATTCCGGCAAAACAACTCTGGGAATTAAACGAGAGCCTGCCGACAACGAAGAAACTCGATATCCAAGGGGAAACGGATTTTTTGAGGGCTCGAAAAATTGAGAAAACCAATATCGACCTGCTCTACACCGACATGACCGGCCCGCTGGAACCCGACGGACTGAGAATCCATGGCCGACTGACTCACCCGAAGGCTCCGGGGGCGCTGGAAGTGTATGCCGATGCCAGCTTTAGAGAGAGTGTGATTTTTACGTCGGTACACCGTCAAGCGGTCTGCATCGAGCCCTATACCTGTGCGAGTGATGCCGTGAATTTGGCGGCCCAGGGCTTCAATTGCGGTTTGATTACGGTTGAAACAGGGAAATCTATTTCTGGAAAAGTGGAATTTCGCTGGAAAAGTGGT
- a CDS encoding Ldh family oxidoreductase: MPLYQADVLTDFTRNLFIAAGVPAEEADRVSRSLVDANLCGHDSHGVMRVPQYLTNLREGKLTCNRPLEILTETPAMLSADASWGLGQVQAYRLLDRLLPKAKSIGLAAGTLRRCGHTGRLGEYAEWAAKNNLAFLGTVNSHGSGRRVAPPGGTEGRISTNPLCVGAPTPQDPVVLDIGTSAVAEGKVRVYFQKKEAVPEGWLLDSQGQPTTDPATIYDEKNRGSILPFGGSQTYKGFGLGLLLDLLAGGLSGGECSRAEAPLPGLGNSVLFVLFNIEMFGGIEHFLFESGKLTDYVRACPTAPGVKGITLPGDPERLTRIQRLKEGITIPIGTWELLVKEADRLQVPLI; encoded by the coding sequence ATGCCTCTTTATCAAGCCGACGTTCTGACAGACTTCACAAGGAATCTTTTTATAGCCGCGGGCGTCCCTGCTGAGGAAGCCGACAGAGTTAGCCGTAGTTTGGTCGATGCGAATCTCTGCGGACACGACTCGCACGGCGTCATGCGCGTGCCGCAATATCTCACCAATCTGCGGGAGGGAAAGCTCACCTGCAATCGCCCATTGGAGATCCTGACCGAGACCCCGGCCATGTTAAGTGCTGACGCCAGCTGGGGTTTAGGTCAAGTGCAGGCTTATCGATTGCTCGATCGACTCCTGCCCAAAGCGAAGTCTATCGGCCTAGCGGCTGGAACTTTACGACGTTGCGGCCATACCGGGCGACTCGGTGAGTATGCGGAATGGGCCGCGAAAAATAATCTGGCTTTTCTGGGCACCGTGAATTCTCACGGCAGTGGTCGGCGCGTAGCTCCGCCAGGCGGAACCGAAGGAAGAATTTCCACGAATCCTCTTTGCGTTGGGGCGCCCACTCCCCAAGATCCTGTGGTTCTGGATATCGGTACTAGTGCCGTGGCTGAGGGGAAAGTGCGTGTGTACTTCCAGAAAAAGGAAGCGGTGCCGGAAGGTTGGCTGCTCGATTCGCAGGGGCAGCCAACCACCGATCCCGCCACGATTTACGATGAAAAAAATCGCGGCAGCATCTTACCATTTGGCGGCAGTCAAACTTACAAGGGGTTTGGACTGGGGTTATTACTGGACCTACTTGCGGGTGGCTTGTCCGGTGGGGAGTGCAGCCGGGCAGAAGCCCCATTACCGGGGCTCGGTAACTCCGTTCTCTTCGTGCTCTTCAACATCGAAATGTTCGGAGGAATCGAACATTTTCTCTTCGAATCGGGCAAGCTGACCGATTACGTCCGAGCTTGTCCGACGGCTCCCGGCGTGAAAGGCATCACGCTGCCGGGTGATCCCGAGCGGCTGACCCGGATTCAACGCTTGAAGGAGGGGATTACCATTCCAATAGGCACTTGGGAATTACTGGTTAAAGAAGCGGACCGATTGCAGGTACCGCTGATTTGA